The proteins below come from a single Acidobacteriota bacterium genomic window:
- a CDS encoding divalent metal cation transporter, with translation MAEEKPRSITSVIFGAAFLMATSAVGPGFLTQTTVFTKQLLASFGFVILLSVILDIFAQLNIWRVLTVSGKRGQDVANETLPGSGYVLAALVAAGGLVFNIGNIAGTGLGLNAALDIPVEYGAVISAAAAITLFLFKEAGRAMDLFVKILGVVMLGLIGYVVYASHPPLAEAAFRTVWPTQIDPKAVVTLVGGTVGGYITFAGAHRLIDAGITGKENLKEVSRGAYSGILLTAIIRFCLFLAALGVITLGLAIDDKNPPASVFQNAAGSVGLRVFGVVMWAAAITSVVGAAFTSVSFLKTFHPSLERRSNHLVIAFMLVSTAVFLLLGNPVKLLVLAGTVNGFILPVGLSLILIASRKTSLLGDYRHPMWLQIAGWAVVAVMLGFSISTIVTMLG, from the coding sequence ATGGCTGAAGAAAAACCAAGATCTATAACCTCCGTTATTTTCGGAGCGGCGTTTCTGATGGCTACATCGGCCGTCGGGCCGGGATTTTTGACGCAGACCACTGTTTTCACGAAGCAGCTTCTTGCGAGTTTCGGTTTCGTCATTTTGCTCTCCGTGATTCTTGATATTTTTGCCCAGCTGAATATCTGGCGCGTTCTGACCGTTAGTGGCAAGCGCGGGCAGGATGTTGCTAACGAGACACTTCCGGGCAGCGGTTATGTTCTTGCAGCATTAGTTGCTGCTGGCGGATTGGTCTTTAATATCGGCAACATAGCGGGTACCGGACTTGGGCTGAATGCCGCGCTCGACATTCCGGTCGAGTATGGAGCGGTCATCAGTGCGGCCGCCGCGATCACATTGTTTTTGTTCAAAGAAGCAGGCAGGGCGATGGACCTTTTCGTAAAGATCCTCGGCGTCGTCATGCTCGGCTTGATAGGGTATGTCGTTTACGCGTCTCATCCGCCGCTTGCCGAGGCGGCGTTTCGCACGGTGTGGCCGACGCAGATCGATCCGAAAGCGGTCGTGACGCTTGTCGGCGGCACGGTCGGCGGATACATAACCTTCGCGGGTGCACATCGGCTGATCGACGCGGGAATCACGGGGAAAGAGAATCTGAAGGAAGTAAGCCGCGGCGCGTACTCGGGGATATTGCTTACGGCGATCATCAGATTTTGCCTCTTTCTGGCCGCGTTGGGAGTGATCACGCTGGGCCTGGCCATCGATGATAAGAATCCGCCGGCATCGGTCTTTCAGAATGCGGCGGGCTCGGTCGGGCTTCGCGTTTTTGGCGTTGTAATGTGGGCTGCGGCGATCACTTCGGTCGTCGGTGCGGCGTTTACATCTGTATCATTTCTAAAGACCTTTCATCCGTCTCTGGAACGGCGAAGCAATCATCTCGTGATCGCATTCATGCTCGTTTCCACAGCAGTATTTTTACTTCTCGGCAATCCGGTCAAGCTGTTAGTTCTCGCGGGTACCGTTAACGGTTTCATCCTACCGGTCGGCCTCTCACTGATATTGATCGCGTCTCGCAAGACAAGTCTGCTTGGCGATTACCGCCATCCAATGTGGCTCCAGATCGCCGGCTGGGCGG
- a CDS encoding LamB/YcsF family protein encodes MKCIDLNCDLGEGCGNDAELMPLISSANIACGYHAGNIDTMKRTVDLAIEHGVAIGAHPGYPDRENFGRTSMNLSAEDTRDIIADQIRKLTDITNTAGALVSHVKLHGALYNQSAKDAELAAVIAKTVHGIDPELVLFGLSGSHSIREAKKVGLRTASEVFADRTYQPDGSLTPRSQNNALITDENSAVEQVLDMVKYGRVRSTDAIMISIEAESVCIHGDGKRAVEFASLIRRRLDESGILIKAI; translated from the coding sequence ATGAAATGCATAGATCTAAACTGCGACCTGGGCGAAGGCTGCGGCAACGACGCGGAGCTAATGCCGCTCATTTCGTCGGCAAATATCGCTTGCGGTTACCACGCCGGCAACATAGATACGATGAAGAGAACCGTCGATCTCGCCATTGAACACGGCGTCGCGATCGGGGCTCATCCGGGTTATCCGGACCGGGAGAATTTCGGGCGAACATCGATGAATTTATCGGCGGAGGACACTCGCGACATCATTGCCGATCAGATCAGAAAACTCACCGATATCACAAATACGGCTGGAGCTTTGGTATCACACGTAAAACTGCACGGGGCGTTGTACAATCAGTCAGCAAAGGACGCAGAGCTTGCCGCCGTTATCGCTAAGACGGTTCACGGTATCGACCCAGAACTAGTGCTTTTTGGGCTTTCCGGCAGCCATTCGATAAGGGAGGCTAAAAAAGTCGGGCTCAGAACCGCGTCGGAAGTGTTCGCAGACCGTACCTATCAACCCGACGGTTCGCTTACACCGCGTTCGCAAAATAATGCTCTTATCACGGACGAGAATTCGGCGGTAGAACAGGTTCTCGATATGGTCAAGTACGGCCGAGTCCGGTCAACTGATGCCATAATGATATCGATCGAGGCGGAGTCGGTTTGTATTCATGGCGATGGGAAGCGTGCGGTGGAATTTGCTTCACTGATCCGTCGACGGCTGGATGAGAGCGGAATTTTGATCAAAGCTATTTGA